The Eublepharis macularius isolate TG4126 chromosome 12, MPM_Emac_v1.0, whole genome shotgun sequence genomic sequence ttagactggagtaactctacatcgGATTGCACCGTAAGGCGTtgatcctaagaatactttcctgggcgCTGAGACCCATTGAGCAGAAGGGGGCTTGCATCCGAGTAGACCTTCTGAGGCTCGCTGCCTACTTAGACTGTTGTTATGAGCCGGTGTCATCATTTGAAACCGGAAGACCGTAACAGAAGGACTGTAACCCCGTTCCCATTCACAGTGGATTTAACCCTAACCCTTCCAATGTGGCAATAACACTGGACTacactgcagggctgttgtaaacctcagcttcccctcccctttaatCTGCAATCCTGGGAATAACAGCAACGTgctattttataaaaaaatttgcAATATGGGCACAATCAGTTTCGGCGCAAATAAAATCATATATACCCGGTTTATTTCTTCTCAACTCGttcaagaaccttcgccatgggCATTTTTAAACGCTTTTAAAATCATACTTTATAAGAAGATCTGAGTGTAAAATGGCTTgaactattttttctttaaaaaccaaCGGCAATCCACTGCTAAATTTCAGCTAGGCTGATATTCGAGATTTCTCCTTTGTATTCTATGACTGTCACTTTTACCCCTCggaggaaaaaaaaatatggCGCCAATAGCAACCAGGAAATCCGGCCACTTTCTTCTTCCTACGTATTTAAACAGACGCGCTATCTTTACCTTTCCTTCATCTTTGCGCCGCATGTCTTGAGGCTTCTTCCGCCATCTTTTTTTAGGGACCCATGGCCTTCTACCTCCATCTTTTTCCTGGGAACTCCCGCCCACCCTTTGCTACGCCATCTTTTTAAAGGGCACGGCGTGGACGCCATCCTCATGTCTTGTGAGGGCAGCCGGAGGAGGCGGAGctttggagagggggaggggaagaaggaggaggcGGTTGTTGTTTGGAGGGGGACGGGGACTTAAGTGTCCCAGGAGGGGTCAAAGGTGAGAGGTCAGGATTCAGAGGGGGGTGACCCTGAGTGGGGGAGGGCGCTCAGAGGCACTGGCAGGTAATGGTCCCCAATTCTCTCCGCACCACCTCGTCAGGGCTCGGGAGGGGGCAGTCCCGTACCCTTTTTGTGCTTATTCTCCCCTTCCCTTGGTGTTGCTTGTTCAGTGGTGTCTCCTGCCTTCCCCTCTTTCGTGGCATTCCTGTTACATCTTACTTTCTTGTCAGAGACCCCAAGAGTACTGCTTTCCAATTCTTGCTCTTGCTTCTCTTGCAGAGAACCCAGGAGTTGGTTTTCCCTATTGTAGTTCGCTAGATGGTGTGCCCCTTCTGGAGAATCCTAGCCCCTTCTCTAAGCCCATTCGCTCCTCTGAGTAGACCCTGGAGTCCTAGCTCCTAGTCCCTCTGAGCAGACCCTGGACTACTAGCCCCTTTCAAGCCCACTAGTCCCTCTGAGCAGACCTAAGGCTTTCCCTTCCAAGCCCACTTGCCTCTCTGAGTAGACCCAGGAGTCCCAGCTCCTAGTCCCTCTGAGCAGACCCAGCGCTACTAGCCATTCCAAGCCCACTAGCTCCTTTGAGCAGACCTAAAGCTTCTAGTCCCTTCCATGTTCACTAACAGCTTCCAAGCCCACTAGCCCCTCTGAGTAGAGGAAGGAGTTCCAGCTCCTCTCTGAGTAGACCCAGAGCTTCTAGCCTCTTCTAAGCCCACTAGTACCTCTGAGCACACCCAGGGGTTTAGCCCCATCCAAGCCTACTAGCCCCTCTGCGCAGGGTAGAAGCCCATGGCTTCTAGCCCTTCTAAGCCCAATAAGCCCTTTTCTTCAGACTCATGGGTCCTGTAAGGGGCAAGGAAGTCCTAACTCCTTCCCTCTTCCAAGCCTGGGAGCTCTTGGAATCTTGGTAGTAACACGCATATCCCCTTTTTCCTTGTTCCCCCCAGGATGACAGCCATGGCAGATAACCACAAGGAGAGCTGGGCAGCCCTAGTTGCTGCAGCGGAACAATACCGACGTCAGACTGGCAATGAAGTGGTGTTGCTCACAGCCTTCAGGGCCCCTCCCCCTGGTGGCTTTGGCTATGCGCAGCATGGAAGCGGGGCCCTGGCTGACGCTGTTCAACGCTACCTCGAAGACATTGCGGTTGTCCACAAGACCACGGCCTTCACGTATGCCGCTCGTCCTCCTGCGGCTCCTTGCCTCCCCCCAAACCATGGCCCCTACTCTCGAAGCTATCCCTCTACCTGTGCCCCCGATGAGCCTTCCCCGCACAGGACGCCTACCCCCCAGGGACCTTTGCCCCAGGCTTCTGGAGTCCAGGAGCCTGATGACGAAGAGGATGAGGGAGACAGGAATACACTGACGGAAGTGGAGCAGCCAGGTGGGAGAGACCCTCCAAGTGACGCCGCCGGTAAGTGATGCTGCCGTGTGCTGTCCCTGTTGGCTGGATATTGTAAAGTTCACAGGTTACTTCATGGACACAGTTAAGAAGAAACTGGATAGTGTGCTGGTTAAAGGTAAAGAATCCATTTGGAAGCAGGGAATCTGAAATACttcattttagaaaaaaatgtAACTAATATGATAGTTATAAAATTACCCATGGAAATTATACATAGAGAGAGAATTATCTCCCTCTCccgtaatactagaacttggagtGCTCAATGAAATAGATGGACTGGCAAAAGGAAATGCATCTTTAAGCAACAAGTAACTAATTGTGGTTTTTGCTTTCAATGCATGTAGTGAAAGCCACAGGCATATAGATAGCTAAAAGGGGATTAAACAGATTCATAGAGGTCCATCAATGATTACTAGTTATggggctaaagggaacctccatagttagaggcagcaaatctctgaatacccATGCTTGGAAGCCACATCAGGGGAAaggcttggcctctgtgccctattTGCTGCCCCTCCAGGGCAACAGGTTAACCACTGTGTGAAGctggatgctagactagatggagtACTGGTCTTATCCAGCAGGGAACTTTTTATGCCTTCTGCAGCTGTGTTGATTAAAAGACTCATCATTATAGCACTGATGTCCTGAACTTGTGAGTTCAAGTCCTGACAAAACTTGCAGTCCCTAAACTGCAGGGGCTGATGCTGAGCTGGGGGAGAATAGTAGAGCTGGCTCTGGGATTTGTGAGGAGTCCTGGGAGAAAtgcccacacagacacacacattctCTTGGAAGAGGGGGTAAGGCATGACATTCACTTGGCTTGAAGCCCCATTGGCACCAGCAAAGCTGAAAGAGGCATCACAGAGGCCATGGATGAAGtgaaccccaagtggcttacatcatggCTCAGATCTCATTTAGCAAGTTTAGAAgtgaatggggaggaggggggaagttgGGAAACCTTGGCCTTGTGGGCCACTTGCCCTGCCttaccttcttttcttttctcctaCCCTTGTTAACTTGTTAATGAATAAAAGAAATTCAACATGACACCCCAGATtcttaaaataacaaaacattgTGGAAGTGCCCTTCTTAAACTTATGCCATGTTGGCCAATGGCTGTAGTTCATATTCATTTTCTCAATTGTTGTATTCTATGTCTTCCTGTCAACACAATGTGATGGTGGCCTATTTATAtttaaagagaaaatattttgccAGTTTCAGTctatattaattttattattttgattatttagtttatttctctcctgcccttcctccaagaagctcagggcaggttatataattctctccattttatcttcacaacaaccctgtgagggagattaGGGTGAAATAGGGATAGgatcctgagtcttccacaacctAGTCCATCACGCTTAGCCATACTGGCTCATCTTATACCTTGCATTAAAAAAAGCTTAAATGAGGGTTGTAGTGCTGTAAAATGCAATGATATTGTACTTTAACCAGCCACTAGGTTTGATCCAGcttgcttttctgctggtgaaaagggaAGAGTTCCCTTTCACCGCCCAAAAGTCTCATGCCAGGGTTCATGTGACTTTCATATCCAAGAGCTATATGGAATGGGGGGCTGTAGTAAGAAGAGAAATTGGGTAGGATGGGGTGAGAAAACTTATTGGAAACAATAACAACGATAATAAAATAGTAATATTTTGCATGTCTCAAGTGCTGTAAGTGTTTACTGTATCTTAGGAATGATTTTAGCAGCCCGGAAAATTCGACTACTTATCACTGTGGACGTGGGCTAGGAATAACAGATGACCAGATGAATTTGTGGCAGAAGGGAGACATCACTTGGTACCTTTCTGGCACCTGCTCTTAACCGGGACTTCACACCAGCTCATCCTTGCTTTCTGAACCTTTAATCTGTTGCTGTTCTGCAAACAGTCTTTCGGTGTATCCATCTGTTTAATGAACTTGATACTCCAACTGAGGTCAAACCAATGCTGAGAAAAGCAGAGGTATATTTAGCCGCCAGGGTCAGGCTACCCACATTGGTAGGATATCTCTAAGGCTGGTAGTTGAGACCCAAAACCACCTCACCCTTCGCACAAGTCAATATCCCCTCTTTTAAGGTAGTGGTCTGAAGGCATCCAATGTAGGTCCCAactttgaagctaagcaggtttaaGATGGGAGAATATTTGGGAAATGGCTGTATGCTGCTTTATGCTACTTGGAGAAAAGGCAGAGTACAAATCTGTCATTTTTATTTAAGATCCGTGTTGCTTCCTCTGATGTTACTAGAAAGCCCCTTTCAAATTCCCTGTTTTTCACCCAGTGATTATGTGTTTGAGTTTTGGGCTAAAATCCTGTCCCTGCTAATAATCTAACACCCTGACCTTGGTCGCCTGTGGCCTGTATGAAGCCTACTGAGGTTCAACCGCTGGCTCTCTCAGCAACTGCtatggcttctcccctcccctccaacagtCTCCAAGGCTTGTCTACTTTGCCAGCAGGCAGCCAGCTCCCCCCAGTCCCAGAGGCCATGGCTGTGTGTGATAGTGAAGTCGCCTTGTATGGGTCTGACCATCAGTCCATCTAACTCAGAGCTTCCTCCTTTGACCAGCAGCAGGTGTCTGGAGTCTTGGGTAGAGAAATGTCTTTCCCTGCATCAGCTACCTGAGATCTTTTTCCACTAGAAGTTCTAGGGATTAGGGCCTTTGCTAGGGATTAGGGCCTTTGCTGTGCTTTCGTGGTGAGCTACAGCCGCATCCCTACTGCGTTTGCCGTTCATGTCGGCTCAGTAGCAGACCTCCTTTATTGGAAAGTTGGTTCTGAATGTCCCCCTCTTCCAATCAGCATTCGTACCAATCTCAGGCTGTGAAAATGCCCACAGCCCTTCCTTGCCCAAATGAAACACTGGCTTGGTCACTGTTTAAATAGCAAGCTGATTCCTTAAGTTAAGGGTCAGCACTGTGAGGGCCCTGGGCCAAATCCACCCCATAAGAGTTGGCATCTTTGGTCTGGCTCCAGTCTAGAGGCAAAAGCAGTGTCAAGTAAAGGGTGGCCCAACGCTTGTGCTCACCCAACACCTCCCTCTCAGTTCCTAAAGCAGCCTTAAATTCATAGCTGGTTGGGGGCATTCTTCAAACAACATTTTAGAATAGAAAAAAATACGGTTTCAAGGCAAGGTACCCTACTGAGGGAACATTTATGAGGACATCGAGCTAAACTGGCCATCAGATTTCTGGCTCTGTACCGACTCACATTCAAGTCAAGAGATTGGTTTGGAGTGTATTAGAATGACAGCATTTTAAGAAAGTGGATAAAACACTGTCTGGTGTTAGTTTTTATTCCACACCCCTCAACTGTGAACCATCCCTTCCACTCATTTCTCCTTTAAGCAGAAATGTTACACTTTTATTTGTGTGAGATTTCCAAGTGGAACACGAGGAAGACCAGAAAGGAGAATGCCAGAGTTACGCAGTGATAGTGATGCCTGCATCAGTAGCTCAGAGGTGGCTGCTTGCTTCTTCTCCCTGAATAAGGGATCTCTGCATCAACAGTCATTCCATTGTATGTGTTTTTCATGCTACTTCCAGGTCTGTTTGTCATGGACGAGGATTCCCCCAGCCAAGAATATGAGCCTTTCTTTGACTCTGATCCAGAAAGCACTGATGGTGAGTGGGAACAAAGAAGAATGATTTGGACCTCCCTGCATACATACTGGGCTTTTGGGGGGAGCCTTCCTGCATAAAGTGAGTGTTAcaatgctaatttttaaaaaggtataactGCATCGCCCCTTATGAGGCTCCCATCCACATCTGTTGGATCCAGCAGGGTGGCAGACTCGAGTGCAATGTATCTTTGGGGAGCAGTCTTTTCAGCCCTAGGAGTCATGcaagcacatgacaggaagtTGCAGGAGATCACagccatgtgacaggaagagccATTGCTATAACCTCACCGGTGTCAAGGCTCACGGGCAACAGACCCAAAGAGGGTGGCAGACAGGAACTGCAAGCTAAGCAGCAGGAAATGTGACAGAATGAGGAGCGAGCCAAAGTTCGGAATCAGGGTGGAATCCTTGCCATTTCTGGGTGTCCTCACCTTGCCTACCTACTGTCCTTCTCAGCTGCTGTGCAGGCAGAGACAGAAGGCATGGATGACACCCTTGCTGTTTGTGCAGCAAATCCGTCCAAAAGGCAACAAGGGATGTGACTGCTCCATAAAGGCTTGTGACCCAGCAGGAGGGGGCTGTGTGAGCTATCAGAGCCCCTGTGGGTTGAAGACTGCTGTCTTAGGGAGTACCTGCACCCCTAAGAGCCTCACTGTTTGTGACTGTCTTCTTGGGAGGTTCATGCCTATTGGAGATCTGATGTAGATCCAGTGGACCAAGAAGACTTGGTGTCAAACCTCTTTCAGCCAAGATGGcaataaggattttttttaaaaagaaagatatgGTAATTCCATTTATGCTGCACCAGAGAACTTCATGGAGTCGGTGGTACTCCAGGGGTACATGGGGTAAGGCCTTCTGTGGCGGTGCACAGGACCAGAATTTGCTCTAGCAAGAAGTTTGTCGGGCTGTGACCCAGGCAGCACCATCTGAGTAGTAGCAGCATGGACAGAGCCCAGTTCGCTCTTGCAGAACAAAAGTTCTTATGCTTTGTATGGCAAATTGGAATTTTTTCAAATGTAAGGGGTAGGGGAAGGGGAAGTGATTTGACCTTATTCTGCTGGGATCTTGAAGTGGGGTTGTAGCAGCAATTGCACCCTATGAATTTGTTTGCCTGATGTGGCCACATGGTCTCCAGCAATAGGAAAACTGGCTGTCTCCAAAAAGCTTGCAAGCTGAACAGATTGGGATACCGCCCCCCACCATGTTTGGCCCCAGGAATCAGGCACTCAGAGGAATCAGACCATGGGACACACGAGGGTGTTTGGTTTAGCTAACAGGATGACTGCTTGTTGATTCAGAAAGTATCCCCTCCCTGACTGGAAGAACATACATCTTCCAGTGCTAAGTTAGAAAATCCCTCTAGCCCATGACTTACTCCCCTCACAGTGGCCAGTGAAATGCCCCATTGAAACAGGGAAGCTTGGAAGCCATTCCCTCTTACCAACCCACCTTGTGGGGTAAGCAGAAATTACAGCTTTGGATACTGAAAAGGGGTAGGAGTGGGAACAACCTTCCATGATTCCTGCACATTGTCTGCTGACTGTCAGTTCCAAAGATTAGCTACGAGTCTGTCTGAAGAAATGGTTCCCATTTGTActgaacaggctgctgccactgaaTGTGTTTGAGGGACTGTGGTTTGGGTTCACTTTCCTTTGTCCTTGCAGGATGCCACTTTTCTCTTTCCTTAAAGCCTGAGGTACTTCACTTTGCCTTTGAGAGGAAGCTGCTGTATTTCCCAGAGCCATATCTGTTGCCCCTTTGAATCCCTTTCCCAGATCTCTACACTAGAGTACGTTGATTTGTTTAGGAAGACCATAGTTCAGATCTCCGTCCATCTGAAGAGGGAAATCTTGTACCAGTTGTCGCCTGTCAGCTGAGCCAGTGTGGTAAAGGAGTTAGATTCAGGTCTGGGAggcccagtctgccatggaagcacgctgggtggccttgggccaatcacaccctcgcggcctaacttacctcacaggatggttgtgacaATGAAAAGGGGGTAGAGAGAATGATGGGGACCCAACGGGGACTCAAGGttgggtatataaatgaagtaaataaatagcctacctcacagggtgtttagaaTAAAATCCAGGGTGAGGGTgctatgtatgctgccctgagctccttggagtaaGGGTGGGTTAAAGAAATGGAAAGATTTTACAAATGGCTCAACCAGAACCACACAGTCTATTCTCAGTATGTGCCTGAAGCACCCGCACCTTCCAGCCTTGGTTCGTTTGCCAGAACTGGACCAAGTATGCTCCCAAGAGTTTTGAAAGCAGTTGAGAAgctggggtgggtggaggagaggaagGCTGGGGTAGGGGGCTGGCCTGTAGAAACCCCTGAGAGTTTATAGAAGGGGAAAGATTTGTGTATGAGTGGAGAATTCCCAAGTCCCTCCATCCCCATCCGCCTGATTCCTCTATGGCTccagtttggttttgttgggtGTTTTTCATCTgcttgattttatattttatccttgcattttaaaaaaaatgtgtggaaGCTGCCTTGGACATCCCCAGGGTCTCTTAAATtactgtaaaata encodes the following:
- the AKT1S1 gene encoding proline-rich AKT1 substrate 1; this translates as MTAMADNHKESWAALVAAAEQYRRQTGNEVVLLTAFRAPPPGGFGYAQHGSGALADAVQRYLEDIAVVHKTTAFTYAARPPAAPCLPPNHGPYSRSYPSTCAPDEPSPHRTPTPQGPLPQASGVQEPDDEEDEGDRNTLTEVEQPGGRDPPSDAAGLFVMDEDSPSQEYEPFFDSDPESTDDGSLSEEAPGQTAPPLLSHQYAKSLPVSVPIWGFKEQRQEMRSSDEENSKHSSPDLEKIAASMRALVLRVSDGTEMFGDLPRPRLNTSDFQKLQRKY